The sequence below is a genomic window from Theobroma cacao cultivar B97-61/B2 chromosome 6, Criollo_cocoa_genome_V2, whole genome shotgun sequence.
CAAATCGAAAGGGGCATTAGAGTTCCATAAATAGAGTTGTTTCGCATTGCATATTGGTGTCGCTTTGGCAAGAGTTACAACGATTGGGGCAACGCAACGACATACGCAGGCAGCAGCATCCGACGTGATGTTTTTTGGCCCCCTCGCCCGCATGCAACTGCAAGGGGAAGGAAAATTGATCATCGCGTTTTCGAAGGACGTGTCGGAGTACGTGGCCACGTGTCTTGCtggcttttattttattagtgaatatattttaaacaaattcaaatttgcACGTGAAATTCTTTTCCTCATTAGAGTTAAGTCTGATCACCAATAATCCTGTGCATTTTCTAATTAGATATGATGCTAATACTCGTACTGCCTCGTTCGCGTCGCCTCGCCACGTGGTTTCGACCTTTTCAGCACTATATATGTTGACATTTGCCAGGTGCTCTCCTTCCTACCCTCTTAATTACAATTAAGACCGCGCAGGATTTACTTCTTAAAACTGTCTTCGTGCGAGAGAGGGAGGGGGAGGAGTAAGAAACGAGCCAGAAAGAGATGGAACGTGGAGGCTTCCATGGCTACCGCAAGCTCCCCAACAACACTACTTCCGGTAAAGTATATATACTTGAACAGACAAATAGCTTGAGAAACTGGTGAAATTATTGCTGACTCTTCTTGGATGCTGTTTTCTTCTTCGTTTTTTAATTATCAACATGCATAGTGGAATGTATTGTTTGAGATGATTCGACCGGCCCTCTCATTcctctttcctcttttctgGTGGTGTGGGAGGGACCTTAAGTACTCTAGCTAGTGTATATTGGGATTATCTCTTGCATGCAAATAAAAACTTTGGTTTCAGCCTTTGTCCTGGATTTGTCACCAGTTCATCAGAAGTCATACATATAAAACTCATACCAACTCTTTTAATGCtcaaatatatgtatatgtatttGCAGATGTCTCTTCAGCTTTCATTGTTGTTGTTTCTTTCATAGGCTACGGCAGCGGTAGAGTTTGCACTCTCTCTTTTTTATGTGCTTGTCAGTGGTCAATGATCTCCTGAGAATGCCAATGCCTTGCCCATTACTCCAATCTTGTTATTTTCGCCGAGCTCTTCTGCTCTTAACTTTTAGTAGCATCAGTATCGTCGGGTTGCATGCCACTGCTAActgctttctttctctccatTGTAACATACAGTACtctgtttctttctctctctctctcgatTCTTGAAATCCTTTCCCTTCTTCCTTCAAGCCGTTTCCTTGTGTTCCTCCCCGTCCTCTCATATTTTCAATGGTCCATGTAAATGTGTTTAGTGGTTTGGTCGAGCTGATGAATATCATCGAAATAGCTGACGAAATTGGAGACACAAGCCTATGTACAAGTGGCATGCCATATTTGAACCCACAAAAACAAGTGGCACCCATGCATTCTCCGGCATCAGGATTCAGTCAGGACCCCACTGTTTTTGTTGTTGAAAGACCTGAGTCTCTTTTTCTTAACAAACGAACAAAGCCATGCAGACCggttcaaattttgaaaagtcaTCAAACTTTTCCAGCTTAACCAATTCTAAATCCTGGTGGGCCTTTTGCGTGCGTATACACAACTGAAAACGCGTGACAAGAATACACGATCGATCCTTGTGAGTCAGTGCCATCGACGTAAGTCGTTTGTGGGTCTAACACTAGCTAACGCGTTGAGCGGGGCTTAAGTGCAGGTTTCCAAAGTCCATTCTAGCTATATTACAGAGACTAAAGTACAATTGAGTATGAGGCCAATTTGTGTGTTTTGTTCTGTCTTAGTTTTCTCGTGCTCTCGTGCCCTTTTATGCGGAGAAAAGAAGTCCACTTACGGCTATATATGGGCTTAGTTCAACCGAAACTTTAACCCATTGGGTCGGCTCACCTGGTTGCGAAGAACCAGGTCACGCCTTGTCTTCTGTGGCTTGACTTGTGCTCTTTCAAATGTTACATATTTTTCTCAGACCCCATAAAAGAAAACACAAGTGTAACTAAAGAGAATTGCATGCACTtacaaaaagattttttggtttttttttatttgaaactAAGTTAGCACAACATGCATTGTTTGTTCCAGGACTGAAGGTACCAGAGATGAACATGAGAATGGCTGAAGTCAACCATACAAACAACCACTCAAACTCTGATGACAATGAGTGCACTGTGAGAGAACAAGACCGCTTCATGCCAATTGCAAACGTTATCAGGATCATGCGCAAGATCCTCCCCCCACACGCCAAAATCTCTGACGACGCCAAGGAAACAATCCAAGAATGTGTGTCCGAGTACATCAGCTTCATCACTGGCGAAGCCAATGAGCGCTGCCAACGTGAGCAGCGCAAGACTATCACTGCTGAGGATGTGCTTTGGGCGATGAGCAAGCTAGGCTTCGATGACTACATCGAACCTCTGACAGTATACCTTCACCGCTACCGCGAGCTGGAGGGTGAACGTGGTTCGATCAGAGGTGAGCCACTGGGGAAGAGAGCAGTTGATTATGGAGCTTTGAGTGTTGCTGCTTTTGCACCGGCGTTCCACATGGGGCATCACCATGGGTTCTTTGGGGGTGGAGGAGCCATGGGAGGATATCTCAAGGATGCATCCAATGCAGGGTCATCACAGGCTGCAGTGGCAAACGGCGAACCATTCGGGCACCATAAATGAGGCAGCAAAGGGCGAGGAAAGCTTGCAGCTGGCTGGGCTAGCTAACCATGTCACTAACTCACTCaagttttataaaatttaagatgTTTTAATGCTTTTCACTAGAACATGATGATCCGTATGCTCTTTTAAAACATTTCTAGTAATTCTTAGCCTTATTACCATCTAattccctctttttcttgtttgtgaCTTAATCGAACAAGGTAAATTAAAGGTTATAAGCACCAAATAAGTATAACTTTAATGGAGGtttttgcaaaatataaattttcgTTTTTGGGCCTCCTTCATGGGATCTTTTTAATTGGGGCCTACGTAGCTTAAGTTCAGAGATTTAACCCCAAACtggctctctctctctctctctctctctcttttaccAACTACGGGCCGTAAAGTGAAATTGTTATTAACAGTTTTTACCAAGCTTGCTTTTGGGTGTGTCACCCGCTCTGAGTAATTAGCCGAGTTGGGTTAAGTGTTCGTCCCTCGCCACGTGCCATACGCCCCACACGAATTCGCAGCTTCTAAAATCTCAACTCCTTAAAATATCCTACCACTACAACCACGTCatcatctcttttttttttgtcatcttTACTATATTTCACcctcatttcttctttttgttggaTTCTTACCCTCTCATTTCTTCTACTTTTCATTCCTATCCACCATCTTTCTTGTTTTGGCAAAACAACTTTCTTTTTgtgtaattctttttttagtAATTATGTTGTTaccaaaatttttactttgaGCTAAACAAACAAATAATGCTTTATGTTaagtttttcatatttttatgtaaaaatatttagaaagtAGATTacatactatatatatatatatttatatttatgtgtATTGTATAAAAGTAAATCCAATTAACAAAGCACCAAAATGTTTCAAAATCTTCTATCGGGACTTCTTGTCGTTCATGTgacacataaaaataaaaatctaaacGTGTcacttaaagaaaataaatacatGATCAAATGGGAGAGTTTTTGTGGACTTCCCTGTTATATATTGataataaattctttaattgtttatttatttgacaTTAAAAAGCATCAAAATCCTCAAAACAGAAGTTGGTAGCTGCATTGATcttaataaaaaaggaaattcatttcatttagaaattttaaactCAAGTACGAATGAACTATCATTtgtgaaataataaaaagacgtaatatttttaaaaaattcttaaactatttaataaaatttaaataagtttgtattttttattttatttaattaagtttttatgttttttatttttaatcaataaaattttataattaatgattaattaattattatttatcaaagtgttaattatcattttatactaaATAATGTTAATGTGACATGTTGACATGTTATAACAGATGATGAGTATATTAATGTGAAATGATGACGTGattatgtgatattttttactttttttattaacgTTGCATGATATAAAAAAGATACGTGATATTTCAATTAATGGTAGTTAGTCAATTGTTTATTGTAAAGacttttttattcaaaataaaatataaaaatttaattaaatataataaaaaataaaaaattattt
It includes:
- the LOC18597346 gene encoding nuclear transcription factor Y subunit B-6; protein product: MERGGFHGYRKLPNNTTSGLKVPEMNMRMAEVNHTNNHSNSDDNECTVREQDRFMPIANVIRIMRKILPPHAKISDDAKETIQECVSEYISFITGEANERCQREQRKTITAEDVLWAMSKLGFDDYIEPLTVYLHRYRELEGERGSIRGEPLGKRAVDYGALSVAAFAPAFHMGHHHGFFGGGGAMGGYLKDASNAGSSQAAVANGEPFGHHK